The following are encoded together in the Desulfococcus multivorans genome:
- a CDS encoding thermonuclease family protein translates to MNRYCFLFILALILTVLLPLSLPAADLTGQVVGISDGDTITVLQDRRQYKIRLAGIDTPESHQDFGTKAKQFTSDRIFKKQVRVEEQDVDRYGRVVGMVYYDGRCLNEDLVRAGLAWVYRQYCKYPVCSQWLGYEDEARQKGIGLWAGPEPTPPWEFRRGRSKSSAPTSKASVSGGLVHGNVKSHVFHNPSCSAFNCKNCTAVFGSREEAIKAGYRACGGCGG, encoded by the coding sequence ATGAACCGATACTGCTTCCTCTTCATCCTCGCCCTCATCCTCACCGTCCTACTCCCCCTGTCCCTCCCCGCGGCCGACCTCACCGGCCAAGTCGTCGGCATCTCCGACGGCGACACCATCACCGTCCTCCAGGACCGCCGGCAATATAAGATTCGCTTGGCCGGTATCGATACGCCCGAGAGCCATCAAGACTTCGGCACCAAGGCCAAACAGTTCACCTCCGACAGGATTTTCAAGAAACAGGTTCGCGTGGAGGAACAGGACGTCGACCGCTACGGCCGGGTCGTTGGCATGGTCTATTACGATGGCAGATGTCTGAACGAGGACCTGGTCCGCGCAGGCCTTGCCTGGGTGTACCGTCAATATTGCAAATACCCCGTCTGTTCCCAGTGGCTGGGGTATGAAGATGAAGCCAGGCAGAAGGGGATAGGGCTCTGGGCCGGACCCGAGCCAACTCCGCCCTGGGAGTTTCGGCGTGGCAGGTCCAAGTCGTCGGCGCCCACCTCAAAAGCCAGCGTTTCCGGCGGTCTCGTCCATGGCAATGTGAAATCCCACGTCTTTCATAACCCCAGCTGCTCCGCATTCAATTGCAAGAACTGCACAGCGGTGTTTGGTAGTCGGGAGGAGGCGATCAAGGCGGGGTATCGGGCGTGTGGGGGGTGTGGGGGGTGA
- a CDS encoding Mannitol repressor: MKLKPPKNLENLYEDTQKVFNVLNHESDIACVLIGASYLSELLGSAIRTVLRKSKVTEKLLGPGKGILGSFQTRADMAYCLKIIGKSDLQDLEVIGNIRNSFAHKHLSFDFTDSEVEKECNKLNAWNIKLHTEEINSDPHIEKLPETIFKVDSTRQKFVISIVMIKQRIINGAFTKIASE, encoded by the coding sequence ATGAAACTAAAGCCACCAAAGAATCTAGAAAATCTATATGAAGATACACAGAAAGTATTTAATGTTCTAAATCATGAATCTGATATAGCATGTGTGCTTATTGGTGCTAGCTATCTTTCAGAGTTGTTGGGAAGTGCAATTAGAACAGTATTAAGAAAATCAAAAGTTACTGAAAAGCTGCTTGGCCCGGGCAAAGGAATACTGGGTAGTTTTCAAACAAGAGCGGATATGGCATATTGTCTCAAAATCATCGGGAAAAGTGATCTTCAAGATTTAGAAGTTATTGGAAACATAAGAAATTCATTTGCTCACAAACATCTGTCTTTCGACTTCACTGACTCAGAAGTTGAAAAAGAATGTAATAAATTAAATGCTTGGAATATTAAGTTGCACACTGAAGAAATTAACTCAGACCCTCATATTGAGAAACTACCTGAAACAATATTTAAAGTTGACAGCACCCGACAAAAATTCGTTATTTCTATAGTTATGATAAAACAACGAATCATTAACGGTGCTTTTACAAAAATAGCATCGGAATAA
- a CDS encoding N-6 DNA methylase, which yields MSEALSIKRDEKKGKIWSHVRSKWLVETPEETVRQKYLLVLVNEYGFTLDQIAEEMDLTGRGSASARADFVIWRTAPDKADDNAPFIIVECKSDNVTIKPQDYGQGENYARICGAPFFVTHNSRETKYWRVKKDKVPGYTEEIENIPHGDASDRDIEELLAKLRAFKEKEFADLLHKCHNIIRNREKKDPAAAFDEIAKVLFIKVYVERSLLTRRNKKNLFTVDVLKNQIAENPLDNLFQETKRAYTADKIFEDDEHINLKPATGEAIVKELEKYNLSDTNEDVKGVAFERFLGRTFRGEIGQFFTPRTIVEFMVHMVDPQEGEIVCDPASGSGGFLIRVFEIVREKILADADLDYNDFKVEIEKDKSLTEKQRAKKLQDKFTEVQALIDQKREGSRLWKLSNRCIYGTDANDRMARTSKMNMIMHGDGHGGVHHHDGFLNVNGIFEGRFDIILTNPPFGANLEPTDKVLEVDIKVNPAAEERYLNEYGDLYREAQNRVKAALNKPIASLFNLPKSEKAKTKTEVLFIERCLDLLKPGGRLGIVLPEGIFNNPSLAYVREFTEDRAFLRAVVSLPQETFVSSGASVKCSLLFLQKFTEEEQQKFDEIYATAKAEIEAKYADEIRTERERLERGIEAAKQAKDAEQRKALQKELKGYLKAMEARQITETRQLLKDRFDYPIFMYEAEKVGISATGEEDQNELYPNDRQPTDCDKTCLEWYREFLADPSAFAVAGGAE from the coding sequence ATGTCAGAAGCATTATCGATCAAACGCGATGAAAAGAAGGGGAAAATCTGGAGCCATGTGCGCAGCAAGTGGCTGGTGGAAACGCCCGAAGAGACGGTGCGCCAGAAATACTTGCTGGTGCTGGTAAACGAGTACGGTTTTACCCTCGATCAGATCGCCGAGGAGATGGACCTGACTGGGCGGGGCTCCGCTTCTGCCCGCGCCGATTTTGTCATCTGGCGCACCGCCCCGGACAAAGCTGACGACAACGCCCCCTTCATCATCGTCGAGTGCAAATCAGATAACGTCACCATCAAACCGCAGGACTACGGCCAGGGTGAAAACTACGCTCGCATTTGTGGCGCTCCGTTCTTTGTTACCCACAACTCCCGGGAAACCAAATACTGGCGGGTGAAGAAGGACAAGGTGCCCGGGTACACCGAAGAAATCGAGAACATTCCCCATGGCGACGCCTCGGATAGGGACATCGAGGAACTGCTTGCCAAGCTTCGCGCCTTTAAGGAGAAGGAATTCGCCGACCTGCTTCACAAGTGCCACAACATCATCCGCAACCGAGAAAAGAAAGATCCGGCGGCGGCCTTCGATGAAATCGCCAAGGTGCTGTTTATCAAGGTCTACGTGGAGCGCTCGCTGCTGACTCGACGTAACAAAAAAAACCTGTTCACCGTCGATGTGCTGAAAAACCAGATCGCCGAAAACCCTCTGGACAACCTGTTTCAAGAGACCAAGCGGGCCTACACCGCCGACAAGATTTTCGAGGACGACGAGCACATCAACCTGAAGCCCGCCACTGGCGAGGCCATCGTCAAGGAGCTGGAGAAATACAACCTCTCCGACACCAACGAGGATGTAAAAGGTGTCGCCTTCGAACGCTTTCTTGGCCGTACCTTCCGAGGCGAAATCGGCCAGTTCTTCACCCCGCGCACCATCGTCGAATTTATGGTGCACATGGTCGATCCTCAGGAGGGCGAAATTGTCTGCGACCCGGCCAGCGGCTCAGGCGGCTTTCTGATCCGGGTATTCGAGATCGTGCGTGAAAAAATCCTCGCCGACGCCGACCTCGATTACAACGACTTCAAGGTCGAGATCGAAAAGGACAAGTCGCTCACTGAGAAGCAGCGGGCCAAGAAGCTTCAAGACAAATTTACCGAAGTGCAGGCTCTCATCGACCAGAAACGCGAGGGATCGCGCCTATGGAAACTCTCCAATCGCTGCATCTACGGTACCGACGCTAACGATCGCATGGCCCGCACCAGCAAGATGAACATGATCATGCACGGTGACGGCCATGGTGGTGTTCACCACCACGACGGCTTTCTGAACGTCAACGGCATTTTCGAAGGACGTTTCGACATCATTCTGACCAATCCGCCCTTCGGGGCCAATCTCGAGCCCACCGACAAGGTGCTTGAGGTGGATATCAAGGTCAATCCGGCGGCGGAAGAACGGTATCTGAACGAGTACGGCGATCTTTACCGCGAGGCCCAGAACCGGGTGAAGGCGGCGCTCAACAAGCCCATCGCCAGCCTGTTCAACCTGCCCAAGAGCGAGAAGGCCAAGACCAAGACCGAGGTGTTGTTTATCGAGCGCTGCCTCGACCTGCTTAAACCTGGCGGCCGCCTCGGCATCGTGCTGCCGGAAGGCATCTTCAACAACCCCTCGCTCGCCTACGTGCGCGAGTTCACCGAAGACCGAGCCTTCCTCCGCGCCGTGGTCAGTCTTCCGCAAGAGACCTTTGTCAGCTCCGGGGCCAGCGTAAAATGCTCGCTGCTCTTCCTGCAAAAGTTTACTGAAGAGGAACAGCAAAAGTTTGACGAGATCTACGCCACCGCCAAGGCGGAGATCGAAGCTAAATACGCCGACGAAATCCGGACGGAACGGGAGCGGCTGGAAAGGGGAATTGAGGCGGCCAAGCAGGCGAAGGATGCAGAGCAGCGCAAGGCCCTGCAAAAGGAACTCAAGGGTTACCTGAAGGCAATGGAAGCCAGGCAGATCACCGAGACCCGTCAACTGCTCAAGGACCGCTTCGACTACCCCATATTCATGTACGAGGCGGAAAAGGTCGGCATCTCCGCTACCGGCGAAGAGGATCAGAACGAGCTTTACCCCAACGACCGGCAGCCCACCGATTGCGACAAGACCTGCCTGGAGTGGTACCGGGAGTTTTTGGCTGACCCGAGTGCCTTTGCCGTTGCGGGAGGGGCTGAGTGA
- a CDS encoding restriction endonuclease subunit S, producing the protein MGEAAQTFPKAFAVRFAQINRWDPNSFHGIKWHWLSSVMAPIGSVLKPRKEKVDRSGNGFTTLMPVTIHFDGSIEPRKVSEDKEYTMELFWARPGDIVVSKIDLKNGAVAIIPDGWDKAVVTNHFAVYEPHLEKIDPRYFHLLIQAKFFKEHLWRNKVGAEGRKEVKLDFFESLEFPIPPLPIQQKIVAHWEAAQFKANTDINRAKDTAKSIPALLTKALGLKKLGAAHDKRAFVLSWQEIERWGVELAREMSRRPNIEMSPFPVVSLSDVIADLQNGWSPKCLTRPAIGDEWGVLKVGAVSFGWFDERQNKALPPNLKPREQYEVKPGDLIISRANIARYVGACALVDKVRPKLMLCDKIFRVVWKEESPVLPKYLDEILKIPHLRWQIENNLTGASPTMKNISKPALMALRFPLPPLHIQEEIISEIEEKRKKARNLQDDAKISQKQAGLEIEKMILGTHPVEAH; encoded by the coding sequence ATGGGTGAAGCGGCTCAGACTTTTCCGAAAGCCTTTGCGGTTCGCTTTGCGCAAATCAACCGCTGGGACCCAAACAGCTTTCACGGCATCAAATGGCATTGGCTTTCGTCTGTCATGGCCCCGATTGGGTCTGTGTTGAAACCACGGAAGGAGAAGGTTGACCGCAGCGGTAATGGGTTTACCACCCTTATGCCGGTTACCATTCATTTTGATGGGTCCATTGAGCCCCGCAAAGTCAGTGAAGACAAAGAATACACCATGGAGCTTTTCTGGGCGCGGCCCGGCGATATTGTGGTTTCCAAAATCGATCTGAAAAATGGTGCCGTCGCGATTATTCCAGACGGATGGGACAAGGCAGTTGTCACCAACCACTTTGCAGTTTATGAACCCCACCTGGAAAAGATAGATCCGCGATATTTTCATCTGCTGATCCAAGCCAAGTTTTTCAAAGAGCATCTATGGCGCAATAAAGTCGGAGCCGAAGGACGTAAAGAGGTAAAGCTTGATTTTTTTGAGTCGTTAGAATTCCCCATCCCGCCGCTGCCGATCCAGCAAAAGATTGTGGCCCATTGGGAGGCGGCACAGTTTAAAGCCAATACCGATATAAACCGAGCAAAAGACACGGCAAAGAGCATCCCAGCTCTGCTGACAAAAGCACTCGGGCTGAAAAAACTTGGCGCTGCTCACGATAAACGGGCCTTTGTATTGTCATGGCAGGAAATTGAGCGCTGGGGTGTTGAGCTTGCCCGAGAAATGTCACGGCGTCCGAATATTGAGATGAGCCCTTTTCCAGTTGTCTCGCTCTCTGATGTTATAGCGGATTTACAGAACGGTTGGAGCCCGAAATGCCTAACGCGGCCAGCGATTGGAGATGAATGGGGTGTTCTCAAGGTTGGCGCGGTCTCCTTCGGTTGGTTCGATGAGCGCCAGAACAAGGCACTGCCGCCAAACCTGAAGCCAAGAGAACAATATGAAGTGAAACCCGGCGACCTCATCATTAGCCGCGCCAACATCGCTCGTTATGTGGGGGCGTGTGCTCTGGTTGATAAGGTGCGCCCTAAGTTGATGCTCTGTGACAAAATCTTCCGGGTTGTCTGGAAAGAGGAATCGCCGGTTTTACCGAAATACCTGGATGAGATACTCAAGATTCCACATCTGCGCTGGCAGATAGAGAATAACCTCACCGGCGCATCACCGACGATGAAAAACATTTCGAAACCGGCCCTCATGGCGTTACGTTTTCCACTTCCACCTCTGCACATTCAGGAAGAAATCATCTCTGAAATTGAAGAAAAGAGAAAAAAAGCCCGTAACTTACAAGATGATGCGAAGATTAGTCAGAAACAAGCCGGGTTGGAAATCGAAAAAATGATTCTCGGCACCCACCCGGTGGAGGCGCACTAA
- a CDS encoding thermonuclease family protein — protein sequence MNRYRFLYILALILTFLLPPSLPAADLTGRVVGISDGDTITVLQDRRQYKIRLAGIDTPESHQDFGTKAKQFTSDRVFKKQVRVEEKDVDRYGRIVGMVYYDDRCLNEDLVRAGYAWVYRQYCKYPVCSQWLGYEDEARQKGIGLWAGPEPTPPWEFRRGRSKSSAPTSKASVSGGLVHGNVKSHVFHNPSCTAFNCKNCTAVFGSREEAIAAGYRACGR from the coding sequence ATGAACCGATACCGATTCCTTTACATCCTCGCCCTCATCCTCACCTTCCTGCTCCCCCCGTCCCTCCCCGCCGCCGACCTCACGGGCCGGGTCGTCGGCATCTCCGACGGCGACACCATCACCGTCCTGCAGGACCGCCGGCAATATAAGATCCGCCTGGCCGGCATCGATACGCCCGAGAGCCATCAAGACTTCGGCACCAAGGCCAAGCAGTTCACCTCCGACAGGGTTTTCAAGAAACAGGTCCGCGTGGAGGAAAAGGACGTCGACCGCTACGGCCGGATCGTCGGCATGGTCTATTACGATGACAGATGTCTGAACGAGGACCTGGTCCGGGCTGGCTATGCCTGGGTGTACCGTCAATATTGCAAATACCCAGTCTGTTCCCAGTGGCTGGGGTATGAAGATGAAGCCAGGCAGAAGGGGATAGGGCTCTGGGCCGGACCCGAGCCAACTCCACCCTGGGAATTTCGGCGTGGCAGATCCAAGTCGTCGGCGCCCACCTCAAAAGCCAGCGTTTCAGGCGGTCTAGTCCATGGCAATGTGAAATCCCACGTCTTCCATAACCCCAGCTGCACGGCATTCAATTGCAAGAACTGCACAGCGGTGTTTGGCAGCCGGGAGGAGGCGATTGCGGCGGGGTATCGGGCGTGTGGGAGGTGA
- a CDS encoding (deoxy)nucleoside triphosphate pyrophosphohydrolase, with the protein MKIVTAAIIENNGKVLLTRRSRGQALGGRWEFPGGKLEEGESLQQCLEREIQEELSVKIKAGDIFDESVFHYEKGTIRLVAIHAELLQEDIQLSVHDKFDWVEKKLLGTYDFAPADIPIAKKLQESCSDE; encoded by the coding sequence ATGAAAATAGTCACTGCAGCCATAATTGAAAACAACGGCAAAGTTCTCCTCACAAGAAGGTCTCGTGGGCAGGCCCTCGGTGGGCGCTGGGAATTTCCTGGTGGAAAATTGGAAGAGGGCGAATCCCTTCAACAATGCTTGGAAAGGGAAATCCAGGAAGAACTATCTGTAAAAATTAAAGCTGGCGATATCTTTGACGAGAGCGTCTTTCATTACGAAAAAGGAACAATTAGGCTTGTGGCCATTCATGCGGAGCTGCTTCAGGAAGATATCCAGCTCAGTGTTCATGATAAATTCGATTGGGTAGAGAAAAAATTGTTGGGCACATATGATTTTGCTCCAGCCGATATCCCAATCGCGAAGAAATTACAGGAAAGCTGTAGCGATGAATAA
- a CDS encoding HNH endonuclease, producing MNNLKILPGETIDNNELCAIFKCSTQGGMRRSHKTGTLVIISNHVKSIYVDRRQGNILHYTGMGTKGDQSLEFMQNKTLAESGRNNIEVHLFEVFKAGEYTYDGRVELEEKPYTEPQRDAEGNSRLVWIFPLRLVSGAPPTIDRDKIENLKAIKDKMARSLSDQELEARAKFYNGVPDSREVSGRQFSRNSVISELAQRRAKGICGLCGNPAPFKRKDGTPYLETHHIIWLSEGGKDSIDNTVALCPNCHRKMHVIKSKNDVNKLKRR from the coding sequence ATGAATAATCTAAAAATTCTGCCGGGGGAGACAATAGATAATAACGAACTTTGCGCTATTTTCAAATGTAGCACCCAAGGGGGAATGAGACGATCTCACAAAACAGGGACTCTTGTTATCATATCCAATCATGTAAAATCGATATACGTTGACCGACGGCAGGGAAATATCCTTCATTACACCGGCATGGGAACAAAAGGTGACCAAAGCCTGGAGTTCATGCAAAACAAAACATTGGCTGAATCCGGCAGAAACAATATTGAGGTACACCTTTTTGAAGTATTCAAGGCTGGAGAATACACTTATGATGGGAGAGTGGAATTAGAAGAGAAGCCATACACAGAGCCCCAGAGGGATGCTGAGGGCAACTCTCGATTGGTATGGATATTCCCCCTGAGGTTGGTATCGGGCGCCCCTCCCACAATTGATAGGGATAAAATAGAAAATTTAAAAGCCATAAAAGATAAAATGGCGAGGAGTCTTTCCGACCAAGAGCTTGAAGCAAGAGCCAAATTCTATAATGGCGTGCCAGACTCCAGAGAGGTTTCTGGCAGGCAGTTTAGCAGAAATTCAGTGATAAGCGAGTTAGCTCAAAGGCGGGCTAAAGGGATATGTGGGCTATGCGGTAATCCTGCACCTTTTAAGCGAAAAGATGGCACACCCTATCTGGAGACCCATCATATTATTTGGCTTTCAGAGGGAGGAAAAGATTCGATCGACAATACTGTGGCCCTGTGCCCGAATTGCCACAGGAAAATGCATGTAATAAAATCAAAAAACGATGTTAACAAATTGAAAAGACGATGA
- a CDS encoding NERD domain-containing protein produces the protein MKIKSQKHSPLKAKPLRNPGQSLDDQIHNIISEDLASYIACAIFMFPVAIYDWYRWYNPKPINPWLTTITAFIFLTVFVYKWITLRRKIKRLRMARDGEKAVGQYLEGLREKGYKVLHDIVSDSFNIDHIVICTKGIFLIDTKTISKKDKDDQITFDGKTVLINGYKPDRDPVRQVTALSSWLKEKICEITGKEMFIRPVVAFPGWFVKMDLKYQTNVWVLSAKALPRFIEKQPDILESPMVHLITSHLTRYIRTL, from the coding sequence ATGAAAATAAAGTCTCAGAAGCACTCACCGCTCAAAGCAAAACCGCTCCGAAATCCAGGACAATCACTGGATGATCAGATACATAATATCATTTCCGAGGATCTGGCTTCGTACATAGCGTGTGCCATTTTCATGTTCCCTGTAGCCATTTATGATTGGTATCGCTGGTACAATCCAAAGCCAATCAATCCATGGTTGACAACGATAACTGCATTCATCTTTTTAACCGTTTTCGTTTATAAATGGATCACCCTGAGAAGAAAAATAAAGCGCCTCAGGATGGCGAGGGACGGGGAAAAAGCCGTAGGCCAATACCTTGAAGGGCTCAGAGAGAAGGGCTACAAAGTTCTGCACGATATTGTGTCAGATTCATTCAACATCGATCATATTGTCATCTGCACCAAAGGGATCTTTTTGATCGACACAAAAACGATCAGCAAAAAGGACAAGGACGATCAGATTACTTTTGATGGAAAAACTGTTCTGATCAACGGCTACAAACCAGATCGGGATCCGGTTCGTCAGGTAACGGCTTTGTCTTCGTGGTTAAAGGAAAAAATTTGCGAAATCACTGGGAAGGAGATGTTTATCCGGCCGGTCGTAGCCTTCCCCGGATGGTTTGTAAAAATGGATTTGAAATACCAAACCAACGTCTGGGTTCTGTCAGCGAAAGCCCTTCCAAGATTCATTGAGAAGCAGCCGGATATCCTTGAGTCACCGATGGTGCATCTTATTACATCTCATCTTACAAGGTACATTCGAACCTTGTAG
- a CDS encoding tyrosine-type recombinase/integrase produces the protein MAFSELCNAYLDFCQGRLRDNTIRQKAFVYRSLVGFIGEDFRCDDLPKVTLAEYLAKRQQEKGSKASNRDLRDLKALYSWALKWGLCPLNPVALIEPYPEERTAKYVPPLEDFNRVLMAAQGDDRDLLLALYHTAGRRGEILERLTWEDINFENRYIRLSTRKRKGGNLEWRTLPMNETLYSVLWRRWNNRDKNSPYVFTSRKTGGRYSREGKKGLMRVLCRRAGVKEFTFHAIRHLVASILSDSHKASPRQIQSFLGHQRIDTTENYLHEIRPMDDVAAVLDGGENDFEPKAWAAVDG, from the coding sequence ATGGCATTCTCAGAGCTGTGTAACGCTTATCTGGATTTTTGCCAGGGGCGCCTGCGGGACAACACGATCCGGCAGAAAGCATTCGTGTATCGCTCCTTGGTAGGCTTCATCGGGGAAGATTTCCGGTGTGACGACCTGCCCAAAGTAACTCTCGCTGAATACCTTGCCAAGCGCCAGCAGGAAAAGGGGAGCAAGGCCTCAAACAGGGATCTGCGGGATTTGAAAGCGCTGTATAGTTGGGCGCTGAAATGGGGCCTGTGTCCCTTGAATCCCGTCGCCCTTATCGAGCCATATCCGGAGGAGAGAACGGCCAAATACGTGCCGCCTCTTGAGGATTTTAACAGGGTCCTAATGGCCGCACAGGGCGATGATCGGGACCTACTTCTTGCTTTGTACCATACCGCCGGACGACGCGGGGAGATTTTGGAAAGACTGACTTGGGAGGACATCAATTTCGAAAATCGGTATATTCGCCTATCAACACGGAAACGGAAGGGCGGCAATCTGGAATGGCGCACGCTGCCGATGAACGAAACGCTTTATAGTGTTCTTTGGCGCCGCTGGAATAACCGGGATAAAAACAGTCCATATGTGTTCACGTCGCGAAAAACAGGGGGCCGGTATTCCCGGGAAGGAAAAAAAGGGTTGATGCGTGTGCTGTGCCGGCGGGCCGGCGTCAAGGAATTCACGTTTCACGCGATCCGCCATTTGGTGGCATCAATTTTGAGCGACAGTCACAAAGCCAGCCCGAGACAGATTCAATCGTTCCTGGGGCACCAGCGGATTGACACAACGGAAAATTATCTGCACGAGATCCGGCCGATGGATGATGTAGCTGCGGTGTTGGATGGAGGGGAAAATGATTTTGAACCCAAGGCTTGGGCAGCCGTTGATGGTTAG